GGatctcagcagagctggtgttTCACCACGGGGTGCAGCTGGGCAGAGTTTGTGTCTCTGGTGATACCGGTTTAAATCCCCTTCCTGTTGCCCTCAGTTCGTGGGGCTGCGCTGACCCCTGGTACTCGAACCCTGCTGTCTGACCCGGGCCCAGCTCGGTCCCGGGGAGTCCCCTGGGAGCTCGCTCGGGGCCGCCTCCTCCGCGGCCGGCGGTGACAGCAGCGCTCGGGGACACGGGCCACGAGCGGCGGCGGGACAGGCGGCCCCGGGCCGCAGAGGCAGCCGGAGCGCTCAGTCCCGCCCGGCGGGAGGCGGAGGAAGCGCGGGGCCCGCCGGGAACCGCAGTCCGGGCGCCGCCATTTCTCCCGCCGGCAGCGCAGGGGCCTCGGCCGCGGTGACTCTGGGCATGGAGAGCGGCTTCGGCTCCAACTTCGGCTCcggaggaggcggcgggggcAAGCTAGACCCGGGACTCATCATGGAGCAGGTGAAGGTGCAGATCGCCGTGGCCAACGCACAGGAGCTCTTGCAGGTCAGaaggggcggcggggccgggcgggggctgGCTCGGTCCCGGTGCAGGTCGCGGGGGACGGCCAGGCCGCCCGCTCCCCTCGCAGCAGGGGCGGCGGCTGCAGCCGGAGCCCCTGGACCGCGCTGCCACTCACGGGCTCTCTCCGCAGCGGATGACGGACAAGTGCTTTCGGAAGTGCATCGGGAAGCCCGGCGGCGCCTTGGACAACTCCGAGCAGGTGAGGACGGGCGGGAGAACTGGGCACCCGCGGCCCCTTAGCTcggggctgctgctgaggctctgTGTCCCGCAGAAGTGCATCGCAATGTGCATGGACCGGTACATGGACTCCTGGAACACAGTTTCGCGAGCCTACAATTCTCGGCTGCAGCGGGAGAGAGCCAACATGTGACGCCTGCCGGCCTGCGGGCCGAGAGGGACCATGTGGGGAAGGGACAGCGGCCAGTCCAGGTGGTTAGGGGTGaatcctgctgccttcccagcccctgccatggcagagcaATAAAACCTCGCTGAACCTTTTGCATCCATTGGCTTTTATTAGTACCAGCTGCAGGagagagtgattttttttttttttctccatgagCTGCTTGGTTTACTTCTTGACCTTTCTAAGTGTCCAGACTGGCCCAAGGCATTGTATCAATTGATAAATCCCTGCTGAAAGGGCTGTGACAGGCAAGGAGCCTTCTGTGGAAAACAGGGGCCAGGCCAAGCCAGCAACACAGTACCCTTGCTTGGGATTCCAGCATGGACCCATCCATAAGGTTGTTACTCTGTCCCTTTTCATAAGTGGAAAAACTGACAGAAGATGGTCCACATGCCACCTTGGCTCTTTCATCGCTTAGATGTGTATAGCGCTTTGTGGGGCTGTCTTTGGGCTCATAGGCTTTGACTCAGCTCAAGCACAAGTGTTGGGGAGCAGGACAGCCTCACAAATAGTTGTATGAGCACAGCTAGGGATGCAGGGTTGGGAAGTACTTAGATTCTTTTCTTTATAGAATAAAGTGTGTTGTGTGGCTGTGATACTCTGTGGTTTCTGGTTTGGCTCTGGCACAGATATTCCATCTTGGAGCCTATATCCTAAGCATAATTTTTTTGATGGAGGAGCATGTCTGCAACAGAGAATGTCGGTCTGCTTTGGAGCACAAATCTATTTTTGTGCTTCCACAGTGCTCCTGAAAAGGTGGGTTCTTGCTGTCTGGTCAGCAGTGCTTACAACAGCTGGAAGAGGAGAGTGTTGGAGATCAACAGCGCCCATgaagtgaggtttttttgtttttttttttaatcctttctttTGAAgctcttttgtattttataaaagaTTTCATGGTTTGCTGGACACAGAGACAGACTGGAAGAATGACATCTCTGTACCTGCTAGGACATTCACAGGGATATCATAGAACCTAAAGTGTTCTCACACCAGGTATAATATGAGGATATATTTGAGTATTTGGACTTACTGAAACTGGAGTTTCCTTTCTACACTTAAGAATGactacttgaaaaaaaaagtgctttcagATATGTTTGCTTAGGGagctttttacttttctttaagGCTGTATGAATTCTGTGGTACTGGCTGTGCAGCAGTCCCATTTCATTCATGGGAGCATCCCACAGGTGTTCTAGCCATGAATCTGAACCCATCTGGAGCTGAGCCATGCCTGGAAGCCAGGTCTCCCACCtagctgctgctctgtctcAGAAATTTGCAGATCTTGCTGTCAGTGGGCTTGGGATGGAGGAAACCTCTTGTTATGCCCAGATGCAGAACTTGGCGCGCCAAAAATGAGGAAGGGGTTTGGGGTACAAGCAGCTGTTCAGTTTTGGTGGCTGAATCGATGGGGATGTGTCTAAGTCTGCTTTGCCCAAGACTCGGCACATGAACTCTGCTGCAGTTCTTTGCTTGTGAACAAATTTGTCTATGTGTCTTATCCTGGCTGGTAGGACCTGACAAGTGTACTTTGCATTGCTATCTCAGCAATTTAAATTTTTCCCACCTAGCTTAGACAGACAGTGGTCTGTGTGGCCATTCCTTAATCTTTGCCAGTTTAATCACCTGTTACCTAATGCAGAAGGAGGTGCGGGGGGGTGTGTGAAAAGCCCCTCCTCATACTCTAGTGCAGGTCAGCGTTTGTGCAGTCTGAACTCCCAAGTGTTCTAGTCCTGCATTCTCTTAGGATCAAATGGTGAGCCAGGAGGTCATCACTGAGCTCTCCAGTACCACACACTAATTGGAAACAGCATCACACCCTTGCCAAAAGCCACTGCACAGCACAACAGCTCCATCAAATCAGTGAGGTCTGAAGCTTCTGCAAGGGCATAACTTTGGGCTGGGGCAAAGGTCACAAGTCTGTTGCTGGGATGACAGCTCATAGGCAG
This sequence is a window from Vidua macroura isolate BioBank_ID:100142 chromosome 26, ASM2450914v1, whole genome shotgun sequence. Protein-coding genes within it:
- the TIMM13 gene encoding mitochondrial import inner membrane translocase subunit Tim13, whose translation is MESGFGSNFGSGGGGGGKLDPGLIMEQVKVQIAVANAQELLQRMTDKCFRKCIGKPGGALDNSEQKCIAMCMDRYMDSWNTVSRAYNSRLQRERANM